Below is a genomic region from Chitinispirillales bacterium ANBcel5.
TCAACATCCAGTTTAAGAAGATTTTTGGTAACATCAACACCTCCGTTAACTACTGCTACAAATTCTTCGTTATAAATACTTTTTATTATCTCAGAAATTATTTGTGATGTGTTCACAGCGTATTCAGATGGTTTAATAATAGCAGTGTTTCCTGCGGATATGGCTGCAATTAAGGGTGCCATCATGAGCTGGAAAGGGTAGTTCCAGGGGGCGATGATTAGAGTGTTGCCAAAAGGCTCTGAATAGATTCTGCCCGATCCTGGCAATAGGTGAAGCTCTAATTTCGCCTTTACCGGCTTCATCCACTTCGAAAGATTTTTTAGTATATGTTTTATCTCTAGATAGAGGATCCCAATCTCGTTAGTGTACGCTTCAAATTCGGATTTCCCCAAATCTTTATGTACAGCTTCAATGATGTCGTTCTCTCTTTTTTTAATTTCGTTCCTGAGTGAGAGTAACGCGTTTTTTCTAAAGGAAGCCGGAAATGTATGTCCCTCGTAGAAATACTTTCTTTGCTTTTTCAATAGCTTATTCGCTGTTTGAGAAGTCATACAGTTTCTCCAGTAGTTATAATGGGCATGATGGGTCCGTGTGTAGAACAGTGAGTGTGCCAGGCATCAGTTTTTATGATAGTAAACAGAATTAAACAGCCTTTTTGAGCTTAATTTCCTCTGATAAATCCTGAAATGAAAGCAAGATATGTACCAGATGTTAGCGCTATTTAAAATAGTATTGATGGTGCAAGCTGCCAAATAAAACGATATCAGACAAGCGGTGTAACTATTTAAATAAACTTCTAAGGTGCTATTGACCCATTGTTTTTTTCGCTGGTTAGGTAGAACATTATTGCAGGGTAGCAACTTTTAATTATTTTAGAATATCGTATAGTAACCATTCATTAACAATACTCAGAATCTTTCGGTTCACAATATTTCAAAGCTAAAGGAAACAACTATGGGCAACTGGTTTTACGATGAAATGAAACATTGTGGAGTTGATTACTCAGATGATAAACAGGCCCAGAACTACGATTGGTTGCATCTGCAGTTTCGTGACTACAAAAAAGAGTTTGAGGGGATGCTGGACTTTCTGTCGTTGTCTGCCAATGAAGAAACCAGGCAAATGTCTTTGATAGATTTAGGTTGCGGAACCGGGGCTTCCACTGTCTATGCTTCAAAGCACTTTAAAAAGGTGTTTGCTGTGGATGTTTCTGAAGTAATGATCACAGAGGCTAAACATAAGTCTGAAGCTGCAAACCTAAAGAATGTCGAGTTTCATACAGGAGGTTTTTTAACCTATAATCACTCTGCTCAACCGGTTGATTTGCTTGTGGCCAAACATTCATTTCATCACATCCCTGACTTCTGGAAACAGATTGCGCTGTATCGAATGAATAAGATGATTAAAACCGGTGGTGTCCTTTATCTGTGCGATGTTGTATTCAATGTTACGGCTGATAACTATAAGACAAAGATCAATGATTTTGTGGCCGGGTTCAAGAAGGCCGCTGGAGATGCTTTTGGGGCAGAGGTTGAGACGCATATACGGGATGAATTCAGCACATTTGGGTGGATACTGGAGGGCATGATAGAGATAGCAGGTTTTAAAGTAGAAAAGAAGCGTTTGTCAGAGGACTCTTTTGTCAGCGAGTTACTTTGTAGAAAAGAGAGAGAAATAGCGTTTGAGCAATGAAAGGATAGATGATGAGTACTTTTCTCTTAGTTCATGGTGGAAGTATAGGTGGATGGTGCTGGCACAAGGTAAAAAACTGTCTCGAACAATGTGGGCATAGAGTTTACACACCTGATCTTCCGGGACATGAGAGTGATTTTAATGGTAATTACAGCGAAATAACGTTTGAAAAGTATGTACACCATATTACCAATCAGATTAGACGAATCGATTCCAGACTTATTTTGGTAGGACACAGCCTCGGTGGTGCTGTTATAACAAAAGTACTGGAATGCATAGATAGTAATCTTGTACAAAAGGTAATTTATGTCTGTGCAATGGTACCGGCCAATGGTGGTGTCATAGGGAAGCTTTTAGACGCAGAGCAGGAACTAAAAAAG
It encodes:
- a CDS encoding class I SAM-dependent methyltransferase, which produces MGNWFYDEMKHCGVDYSDDKQAQNYDWLHLQFRDYKKEFEGMLDFLSLSANEETRQMSLIDLGCGTGASTVYASKHFKKVFAVDVSEVMITEAKHKSEAANLKNVEFHTGGFLTYNHSAQPVDLLVAKHSFHHIPDFWKQIALYRMNKMIKTGGVLYLCDVVFNVTADNYKTKINDFVAGFKKAAGDAFGAEVETHIRDEFSTFGWILEGMIEIAGFKVEKKRLSEDSFVSELLCRKEREIAFEQ
- a CDS encoding alpha/beta fold hydrolase; translated protein: MMSTFLLVHGGSIGGWCWHKVKNCLEQCGHRVYTPDLPGHESDFNGNYSEITFEKYVHHITNQIRRIDSRLILVGHSLGGAVITKVLECIDSNLVQKVIYVCAMVPANGGVIGKLLDAEQELKKVTKIDKSRMCIDLLPGFWEVVFNRCSSEDITYAQKRIVPQPLLPLSVPISIKAKGAIKKIGIVCNNDLSLSPKTQETMYKNAGCELKTLDSGHAPYFSHAKELSAILMND